A window of Fibrobacter sp. UWR3 contains these coding sequences:
- a CDS encoding caspase family protein produces MRNIIEKLDASITLQVISLIALLVFAAVTNTNAAMTGAGLNSAVANAAINGAVVNTGINGATAIAGINGAAQGDNARINRYVVAVSANYGGQGRPVLRYAESDAKSFAKVLGEMGGVQPGNVILVKEPGIAGLQKQLDALDSKIAQGKNAAGRNEVLFYYSGHADEKGLRLGNEVYAWKELRKRIDAMKADVKIAVIDACGSGAITRLKGGVAVPAFMVDQSSDMKGYAFITSSTQDESSQESDKLRGSFFTHSLVSGLRGAGDLSGDGKVTLSEAYQFAFNETLQRTEKTMGGAQHPSRDMNLAGTGDVVMTDLRSTSAGLELDEDVDGRLFIRDANGELVAELYKKAGRAMSLGFPAGKYTVRLERPAEFSEAAVTLQNNRREKLSHRQFAAVSAEQTTLRGEIGGLRDCTAGDSIACSLDSLDHNGKYRVTFHAVDSDKDPRKGIQIGVFVAEADDYMLGTQLSIIANVAKKEMHGLQVTDIYNGANAHFEGAQISGMINYAQSFDGAQIASTLNIAGKNSSGAQVSGTANFIADSLNGAQVSPALNYAGQADVQVTAALNIAGEAGVQVDAAMNIAGKSDVQVTAAMNIAGTVEGAQVSTMNIAGRANGRQVGIINICGTCESTPIGLINIVGNGVWSVTSSVNEMGALGLSLHLGTAYLFTAIEGTREFEKGSNFKHFSDMYETGLGLGTQFGKYGNHFELEYMFLNAREGFGMDTDEDDINFHHRLRLGFVHKLFPGFGMTVGGTLNIVSEGNADKVIVKPRSEYHDDFSVNGHKARWWPGFYAGLTVGRF; encoded by the coding sequence ATGAGGAATATTATCGAGAAGCTGGACGCGTCGATTACGCTCCAGGTGATTTCACTGATTGCATTGCTTGTTTTTGCGGCGGTTACCAACACGAATGCGGCTATGACTGGCGCGGGATTAAACAGCGCAGTTGCAAATGCGGCTATAAACGGCGCAGTTGTAAATACTGGTATAAATGGTGCCACGGCTATTGCGGGCATAAACGGCGCCGCGCAGGGTGACAACGCGCGCATCAACCGCTATGTGGTGGCGGTAAGCGCGAACTATGGCGGGCAGGGCCGGCCGGTGCTGCGCTATGCGGAAAGTGATGCGAAGTCTTTCGCGAAGGTGCTTGGCGAAATGGGCGGCGTGCAGCCGGGTAACGTAATTCTGGTGAAGGAGCCAGGCATAGCCGGGCTCCAGAAGCAATTGGATGCCCTCGACAGCAAGATTGCGCAGGGCAAGAATGCCGCGGGCCGCAACGAGGTGCTGTTTTACTACAGCGGGCACGCCGACGAGAAGGGACTCCGCCTCGGAAATGAAGTTTATGCCTGGAAGGAACTGCGCAAGCGCATAGACGCGATGAAGGCCGACGTGAAGATTGCAGTTATCGATGCCTGCGGCTCGGGTGCTATCACACGCCTGAAGGGCGGTGTGGCGGTGCCCGCGTTCATGGTGGACCAGAGCAGCGACATGAAGGGTTACGCGTTCATTACCAGCAGCACGCAGGATGAATCTAGCCAAGAAAGCGACAAGCTCAGGGGATCGTTCTTCACGCATTCGCTGGTGAGCGGGCTCCGCGGTGCCGGTGACCTGAGCGGTGACGGAAAGGTTACTTTGTCCGAAGCGTACCAGTTTGCCTTTAACGAAACTCTCCAGCGCACCGAGAAGACGATGGGCGGCGCCCAGCACCCGAGCCGCGACATGAACCTCGCGGGAACGGGCGACGTGGTGATGACTGATTTGCGCAGCACAAGCGCTGGCCTCGAACTCGACGAGGACGTGGATGGCCGCCTGTTCATCCGCGATGCGAACGGCGAGCTGGTTGCGGAACTCTACAAGAAGGCGGGACGCGCGATGAGCCTCGGGTTCCCTGCCGGCAAGTACACCGTGCGCCTGGAACGCCCTGCGGAATTCAGCGAGGCGGCGGTGACGCTCCAGAACAACCGCCGCGAAAAGCTTTCGCACAGGCAGTTTGCCGCCGTGAGTGCCGAGCAGACGACGCTCCGTGGCGAAATCGGCGGATTGCGTGACTGCACTGCGGGTGATTCTATCGCGTGCTCGCTCGACTCTCTCGATCACAATGGCAAATACCGCGTGACCTTCCACGCGGTGGATAGCGACAAGGACCCGCGCAAGGGAATCCAGATTGGCGTCTTTGTCGCAGAGGCCGATGACTACATGCTCGGAACGCAGCTGAGCATTATCGCGAACGTCGCGAAAAAGGAGATGCACGGCCTGCAGGTGACCGACATCTACAACGGCGCGAATGCGCATTTCGAAGGCGCGCAGATTAGCGGCATGATCAACTACGCGCAGTCCTTTGACGGGGCGCAGATTGCATCGACGCTGAATATCGCGGGCAAGAATTCTTCGGGTGCGCAGGTTTCGGGTACGGCGAACTTCATTGCCGACTCGCTCAATGGCGCCCAGGTTTCTCCGGCGTTGAACTATGCGGGCCAGGCCGACGTGCAGGTGACTGCCGCCTTGAACATTGCGGGCGAGGCGGGTGTACAGGTTGATGCTGCCATGAATATCGCTGGGAAATCCGACGTGCAGGTGACCGCCGCCATGAACATTGCGGGCACTGTCGAAGGCGCGCAGGTGAGTACCATGAACATCGCGGGCAGGGCGAACGGAAGGCAGGTCGGTATAATCAACATCTGCGGTACTTGCGAATCCACCCCGATAGGGCTCATCAACATCGTGGGTAATGGCGTGTGGAGCGTGACCTCTTCCGTGAACGAGATGGGTGCGCTCGGGCTTTCACTCCACTTGGGCACGGCCTACCTGTTTACCGCCATCGAAGGCACCCGCGAATTCGAGAAGGGTTCGAACTTCAAGCATTTCAGCGACATGTACGAAACGGGTCTCGGTCTCGGTACGCAGTTCGGCAAGTACGGCAACCACTTTGAACTCGAGTACATGTTCCTCAATGCACGCGAAGGTTTCGGCATGGACACGGACGAGGATGATATCAACTTCCATCACCGCCTGCGCCTGGGCTTCGTGCACAAGCTGTTCCCGGGCTTCGGCATGACTGTCGGCGGCACGCTCAATATAGTGAGCGAAGGGAATGCAGATAAAGTAATTGTCAAGCCCCGCAGTGAATACCACGACGATTTCAGCGTCAATGGGCACAAGGCCCGCTGGTGGCCCGGCTTCTACGCTGGCCTCACCGTGGGAAGGTTCTAA
- a CDS encoding Hpt domain-containing protein: MITIEKLNTFGANTAEGLARCFGNEALYLKLVATIPGESNFDKLKDSIAAKDLKAAFEAAHALKGVLGNLSLTPLYTPVVEITELLRSNTDMDYKSLLDTILEKKDELGRLCAD; encoded by the coding sequence GCAAATACCGCCGAGGGGCTTGCACGCTGCTTCGGGAACGAGGCACTGTACCTGAAACTCGTAGCGACCATTCCCGGCGAGAGCAACTTCGACAAGCTCAAGGATTCCATTGCCGCGAAAGACCTGAAAGCCGCCTTCGAGGCGGCCCATGCGCTGAAGGGTGTCCTCGGCAACCTCTCGCTCACGCCGCTCTACACGCCGGTCGTAGAAATTACCGAATTGCTCCGCAGCAATACCGACATGGATTACAAAAGCCTGCTCGATACCATCCTCGAAAAGAAGGATGAGCTCGGCAGGCTTTGCGCGGATTAG